One Undibacter mobilis genomic region harbors:
- a CDS encoding sensor histidine kinase has product MAKDEAQRASPDALLALARKEGRGRLKIFLGAAPGVGKTFAMLTGARSERDGGRDVVAGLIETHGRRETERLIGDLEVLPRKPIVYRNQVMREFDLDAALARRPGLLLVDEYAHTNVPGSRHPKRWQDIDEILETGIDVWTTLNIQHLESLNDVVQKISKVRVRETVPDSVFDKADEVVLVDFPPDELLKRLAEGKVYVEETAARAVENFFKPQNLTALRELALRRAAERVDASLVERMQAQAIEGPWAAGERILACIGPDPGSPMVVRAAKRLADLMDAPWIAVTVERPGTVLDNAARARLDGAIALAQSLGAETQTLTGADLPAELLRFARFENVTQIVIGRSRSGFFSELLRRSLPHELVRRTQDIAIHLITREAEAAVVKAKPARRWLPPQPLHFVYAVAAVAMALGVGKAITLFTPLPNLSMIFMLAVLFTAINFGIWPAIFASLLSFAVYNFFFITPLYTFTIAEPYELLALVIFLVVAMVSSAMAGRVREQARIAADRMRAMRRLYEFTRRMSRLATQDALAEGAASEIHTGLGRGVVVLLAQGDDLVLAAAWPPEDELDAAAMTAARWAYHHDEPAGADTGTLPILPWYFVPLRIGDRTLGVIGVAKEAGSPPLDSESKALLTTLSEQTAAALDRASLAREMVSARTATETERVRNTLLASISHDFRTPLSSILGSATSLIDYGDRLDAAAQKDLLGQIKQEAEGLDDMVRNLLAITRIDAGALELRRDWIDLREIVERIVGAARRRGAAQTIEVALPDDLPLVRADATLAEQAIGNVVANALVHTPKDARIVIDGVAGVPILRVTDNGPGISAEVLPHIFDKFVMAPKGDRADGRQSTGLGLAIAKGIMEAHGGSIAVDSPPGGGVRFVLTFPREGRQP; this is encoded by the coding sequence ATGGCTAAAGACGAAGCGCAAAGAGCATCGCCCGATGCATTGCTGGCCCTGGCCCGGAAAGAGGGCCGCGGCCGCCTGAAAATCTTTCTCGGCGCGGCGCCGGGTGTCGGCAAGACCTTCGCCATGCTCACAGGCGCCCGCAGCGAGCGCGACGGCGGCCGCGATGTCGTTGCCGGCCTGATCGAAACCCACGGCCGGCGCGAGACCGAGCGTTTGATCGGCGATCTGGAGGTTTTGCCGCGCAAGCCGATCGTCTATCGCAACCAGGTGATGCGCGAGTTCGATCTCGACGCCGCGCTGGCGCGGCGACCCGGGCTGCTGCTGGTCGATGAATATGCCCACACCAATGTGCCGGGCAGCCGCCATCCCAAGCGCTGGCAGGATATCGATGAAATTCTCGAAACCGGGATCGATGTCTGGACCACGCTCAATATCCAGCATCTCGAAAGCCTCAATGACGTCGTGCAGAAGATCAGCAAGGTCCGCGTGCGCGAAACCGTGCCGGACAGTGTCTTCGACAAGGCTGACGAGGTCGTGCTGGTCGATTTCCCGCCCGACGAACTGCTCAAACGGCTCGCCGAGGGCAAGGTCTATGTCGAGGAGACCGCGGCGCGCGCGGTCGAGAATTTCTTCAAGCCGCAAAATCTGACGGCACTGCGCGAACTGGCGCTACGCCGCGCTGCCGAGCGCGTCGATGCGTCACTCGTCGAAAGGATGCAGGCGCAAGCGATCGAAGGGCCGTGGGCGGCGGGCGAACGCATTCTGGCGTGCATCGGGCCCGATCCGGGTTCACCGATGGTGGTGCGGGCAGCCAAGCGCCTGGCCGATCTCATGGACGCGCCGTGGATTGCGGTAACCGTGGAACGCCCGGGGACGGTGCTCGACAACGCGGCGCGGGCCCGGCTCGACGGCGCCATTGCCCTGGCGCAGAGCCTGGGCGCCGAGACGCAGACCTTGACGGGCGCCGATCTGCCGGCCGAATTGCTGCGCTTTGCTCGCTTCGAAAACGTGACGCAGATCGTCATCGGCCGCTCGCGCAGCGGTTTCTTCAGCGAATTGTTGCGTCGCTCGCTGCCGCACGAGCTGGTGCGGCGAACGCAGGACATCGCCATCCACCTGATCACGCGCGAGGCGGAAGCGGCCGTGGTGAAGGCAAAGCCTGCGCGGCGATGGCTGCCGCCGCAGCCGCTGCATTTCGTCTATGCCGTGGCCGCCGTCGCGATGGCGCTGGGCGTCGGCAAGGCCATTACGCTGTTCACGCCGCTGCCCAACCTGTCGATGATCTTCATGCTGGCGGTGCTGTTCACCGCCATCAATTTCGGCATCTGGCCGGCGATCTTTGCGTCGCTGCTGTCCTTCGCTGTCTATAATTTCTTTTTCATTACGCCGCTCTACACCTTCACCATCGCCGAACCTTACGAGCTTCTGGCACTGGTGATCTTTCTCGTCGTCGCCATGGTGTCGTCGGCCATGGCCGGGCGCGTGCGCGAGCAGGCGCGCATTGCCGCCGACCGCATGCGTGCGATGCGGCGCCTGTACGAATTCACGCGCCGCATGTCGCGCCTGGCGACGCAGGATGCGCTGGCCGAAGGCGCCGCCAGCGAAATTCACACCGGGCTCGGCCGCGGTGTGGTGGTGCTGCTGGCGCAAGGCGACGACCTCGTGCTCGCCGCGGCCTGGCCGCCGGAGGACGAACTCGACGCCGCCGCGATGACCGCGGCGCGGTGGGCTTATCATCACGATGAGCCGGCCGGCGCCGATACCGGCACCTTGCCAATCCTGCCGTGGTACTTCGTGCCGCTGCGGATCGGCGACCGGACGCTCGGCGTCATCGGCGTGGCCAAGGAAGCGGGGTCGCCGCCGCTCGATTCGGAATCGAAGGCGCTGCTGACGACCTTGTCGGAGCAGACGGCGGCGGCGCTCGATCGCGCCTCGCTGGCGCGTGAAATGGTGAGCGCGAGGACCGCGACCGAAACCGAGCGGGTGCGCAACACCCTGCTGGCGTCGATTTCGCACGACTTCCGCACGCCGCTGTCGTCGATCCTCGGTTCGGCCACCAGCCTCATCGACTATGGCGACAGGCTCGACGCCGCCGCCCAGAAAGACCTGCTGGGCCAGATCAAGCAGGAGGCCGAAGGCCTCGACGACATGGTGCGCAACCTGCTCGCCATCACCCGCATTGACGCGGGTGCGCTGGAATTGCGGCGCGACTGGATCGACCTGCGCGAGATCGTGGAGCGCATCGTCGGTGCGGCGCGTCGGCGCGGCGCGGCGCAGACGATCGAGGTCGCGCTGCCGGACGATCTGCCGCTTGTGCGCGCCGACGCGACCTTGGCCGAGCAGGCAATCGGCAATGTCGTCGCTAATGCGCTGGTGCATACGCCGAAGGATGCACGCATCGTCATCGACGGCGTGGCCGGCGTGCCGATCTTGCGCGTGACCGATAACGGGCCGGGTATATCCGCCGAGGTTCTGCCGCATATATTCGACAAGTTCGTCATGGCGCCGAAGGGCGACCGCGCCGACGGCCGCCAGAGCACGGGTTTGGGGCTGGCGATTGCCAAGGGCATCATGGAGGCGCATGGCGGGTCGATCGCGGTGGACAGCCCGCCGGGCGGCGGCGTGCGTTTCGTTCTCACTTTCCCGCGCGAGGGTCGGCAACCATGA
- a CDS encoding K(+)-transporting ATPase subunit C, translating to MLKEIRPAIVLLVALTIVTGLIYPLAMTGIAGAIFPVQAQGSLIEKDGKVIGSALIGQPFTSDKYFHGRLSATMGPDPKDATKSVSTPYNAANSGGSNLGPTSKALADRLKDDVETLKKENPGTAVPVDLVTTSASGLDPDLSPEAALFQVPRVAKARGIPEQTLRTLIGSHIEDRTLGFLGEPRVNVLKLNLALDAMKS from the coding sequence ATGTTGAAGGAAATTCGCCCCGCCATCGTGCTGCTGGTCGCACTGACCATCGTCACGGGTCTCATCTATCCGCTGGCCATGACCGGCATTGCCGGCGCCATCTTCCCGGTTCAGGCGCAGGGCAGCCTGATCGAGAAGGATGGCAAGGTGATCGGCTCGGCGCTGATCGGCCAGCCCTTCACCAGCGACAAGTATTTCCATGGCCGTCTGTCGGCGACGATGGGACCTGACCCGAAGGACGCGACCAAGAGCGTTTCGACGCCCTACAACGCGGCGAATTCGGGCGGCTCCAATCTCGGCCCCACCAGCAAGGCGCTGGCCGACCGGCTGAAGGACGACGTCGAGACGCTGAAGAAGGAAAACCCGGGCACGGCCGTGCCCGTCGATCTGGTGACGACGTCCGCCAGCGGCCTTGATCCCGACCTGTCGCCGGAGGCGGCGCTGTTTCAGGTGCCGCGGGTCGCCAAGGCGAGGGGTATCCCGGAGCAGACTTTGCGGACGTTGATCGGCTCCCATATCGAGGACCGGACCCTGGGCTTTCTGGGTGAGCCGCGTGTGAATGTGTTGAAGCTTAACCTCGCGCTCGATGCGATGAAGTCCTAG
- the kdpB gene encoding potassium-transporting ATPase subunit KdpB has translation METSKVRKRMSASSLLDPTIVLPAIGQAFIKLDPRTLAKNPVMFVLEIVTALTTVLLVRDIVTGVAGIAFELQIVVWLWFTVLFANFAEAVAEGRGKAQADTLRQTRAQTRAKRLLSADNHELYEGVVAEELEAGDLVVCEAGDIIPGDGDIIEGIASVNEAAVTGESAPVIRESGGDRSAVTGGTTVISDRIVIRITSSPGSSFLDRMIKLVEGAERQKTPNEIALNILLVGLTIIFVFATASIPSYAMYAGGAISVLVLVALFVTLIPTTIGALLSAIGIAGMDRLVRFNVLAMSGRAVEAAGDVDTLLLDKTGTITFGNRLATEIIPVPGVTEREAAEAALLASDADETAEGRSIITLVQDKYNVKRQGVPEGAKFIEFSAMTRLSGVDVGGRKLRKGAIDSVLKFAREQAGRDVAEPPAFRAAVDKIARAGGTPLGLVEDGRILGVIHLKDVVKPDVKDRFAALRRMGIKTVMITGDNPVTAASIASEAGVDDFIAEATPEDKLRYIRNEQAQGRLIAMCGDGTNDAPALAQADVGVAMQSGTQAAREAGNMVDLDSDPTKLIEVVEIGKQLLMTRGALTTFSIANDVAKYFAIIPAMFAAFYPQLGVLNIMGLSTPQSAILSAIIFNALIIIALIPLALKGVKYRPVGAAALLRRNLLIYALGGIALPFIGIKAIDIIVTALHLA, from the coding sequence ATGGAAACGTCCAAAGTCCGCAAGCGGATGTCGGCCTCGTCGCTGCTCGACCCGACGATTGTGCTGCCGGCGATCGGTCAGGCTTTCATCAAGCTCGATCCGCGCACGCTGGCGAAGAATCCGGTGATGTTTGTGCTCGAGATCGTGACGGCGCTGACCACCGTGCTGCTGGTCCGCGACATCGTCACCGGGGTGGCCGGCATTGCCTTCGAGTTGCAGATCGTCGTCTGGCTCTGGTTCACCGTGCTGTTCGCCAATTTCGCCGAAGCCGTGGCCGAAGGGCGCGGCAAGGCGCAGGCCGATACGCTGCGCCAGACGCGGGCACAGACCCGCGCCAAGCGTCTTCTTTCGGCCGACAATCACGAGCTCTACGAAGGCGTGGTGGCTGAGGAACTGGAAGCGGGCGATCTCGTGGTCTGCGAAGCCGGCGACATCATTCCCGGCGACGGCGATATCATCGAAGGCATCGCCTCGGTCAACGAGGCCGCCGTGACCGGCGAATCCGCGCCGGTGATCCGCGAGTCGGGCGGCGACCGGTCGGCCGTGACCGGCGGCACCACCGTTATCTCGGACCGTATTGTCATTCGCATCACCTCGTCGCCGGGTTCGTCCTTCCTCGATCGCATGATCAAGCTGGTCGAAGGTGCGGAACGGCAGAAGACGCCGAACGAGATCGCTCTCAACATTCTGCTCGTCGGCCTCACCATCATCTTCGTCTTCGCCACCGCGAGCATTCCGAGTTATGCGATGTATGCCGGCGGCGCGATTTCAGTGCTGGTCCTGGTTGCGCTGTTCGTGACCCTCATTCCGACCACCATTGGCGCGTTGCTCTCGGCCATCGGCATTGCCGGCATGGATCGCCTGGTGCGCTTCAACGTGCTGGCCATGTCCGGCCGCGCCGTCGAGGCGGCGGGCGACGTCGATACGCTGCTGCTGGACAAGACCGGCACCATCACTTTCGGCAACCGGCTGGCGACCGAGATCATCCCGGTGCCGGGCGTCACCGAGCGAGAAGCGGCGGAGGCGGCATTGCTCGCCAGCGATGCCGACGAGACGGCGGAAGGCCGTTCCATCATCACGCTGGTGCAGGACAAATATAATGTGAAGCGCCAGGGCGTGCCTGAGGGTGCCAAGTTCATCGAGTTCTCCGCCATGACGCGCCTGTCCGGCGTCGATGTCGGCGGCCGGAAGCTGCGCAAGGGCGCCATCGACTCGGTGCTCAAGTTCGCGCGTGAGCAGGCGGGGCGCGACGTCGCCGAACCGCCGGCGTTCCGCGCGGCCGTGGACAAGATCGCCCGCGCCGGCGGCACGCCGCTTGGTCTCGTCGAGGACGGCCGCATCCTCGGCGTCATTCATCTCAAGGATGTGGTGAAGCCGGATGTGAAAGATCGCTTCGCGGCGCTGCGCCGCATGGGTATCAAGACCGTGATGATTACCGGCGATAATCCGGTGACCGCGGCCTCAATCGCATCCGAAGCCGGCGTTGACGATTTCATCGCCGAGGCCACGCCCGAGGACAAGCTGCGCTACATCCGCAACGAGCAGGCTCAAGGACGCCTGATCGCAATGTGCGGCGACGGCACCAATGATGCGCCGGCGCTGGCCCAGGCCGATGTCGGCGTCGCCATGCAGTCGGGCACGCAGGCCGCCCGCGAGGCCGGCAACATGGTCGATCTCGACAGCGATCCGACCAAGCTCATCGAAGTCGTCGAAATTGGCAAGCAGTTGCTGATGACGCGCGGCGCGCTGACCACATTCTCGATCGCCAACGATGTCGCCAAATACTTCGCCATCATTCCGGCGATGTTCGCGGCCTTCTATCCGCAACTCGGCGTTCTGAACATCATGGGCCTGTCGACGCCGCAGAGCGCCATCCTGTCGGCGATCATCTTCAATGCGCTGATCATCATCGCGCTCATCCCGCTGGCGCTGAAGGGCGTGAAGTATCGCCCGGTCGGCGCCGCGGCGCTGCTGCGCCGCAATCTGCTGATCTACGCACTTGGCGGTATCGCCCTGCCATTCATCGGTATCAAGGCGATCGACATCATCGTCACCGCCTTGCATCTGGCCTAA